One part of the Oncorhynchus clarkii lewisi isolate Uvic-CL-2024 chromosome 7, UVic_Ocla_1.0, whole genome shotgun sequence genome encodes these proteins:
- the LOC139412604 gene encoding opioid growth factor receptor-like — MGTKHDPHHQTKFNRFRSAARDMQMYRHHYPGKESNLYIGGQQQDEMPNLQFYCGQIPSSPDGVFIEDFHNKWHRKYAKLEEVHSYIQWLFPLQEPGMNYQAKELTKKEIEAFLEDGTAKQRLVASYKLMLDFYGIELSNDITGEVKLANNWRERFDNLETNTHNNLRITRILKCLGTLGFPHYQAPLVRFFLEQTLVKDKLYNVKERALNYFIFAVIDKQERRNLVKYAYTHYEPKHEFVWCPKTIQSIFRGGTFPDDNNPIDLKQDDIDDNTASYQSISHDVNKNEPMDRSGMAE; from the exons ATGGGTACAAAACACGACCCGCACCA TCAAACAAAGTTTAACAGGTTCAGAAGTGCAGCAAGAGATATGCAAATGTACAGGCATCATTATCCA GGGAAAGAATCAAATTTGTACATTGGTGGGCAACAACAA GATGAAATGCCTAATTTACAGTTCTACTGTGGACAAATACCCTCCTCCCCTGATG GTGTCTTCATTGAGGACTTTCACAATAAATGGCACAGGAAATATGCAAAACTGGAAGAAGTTCACTCATACATCCAATG GTTGTTCCCACTTCAAGAACCAGGAATGAATTATCAAGCCAAGGAACTCACCAAGAAGGAAATTGAG GCTTTCCTTGAAGATGGCACAGCAAAGCAGAGGCTGGTTGCATCCTACAAGCTCATGCTGGACTTCTACGGCATAGAGCTGTCAAATGACATAACAGGGGAAGTGAAACTGGCGAACAACTGGCGTGAGAGATTTGACAACCTGGAAAC aaacacacacaacaacctgCGCATCACCCGCATCTTGAAGTGCCTGGGCACTCTGGGGTTCCCACACTACCAGGCCCCACTGGTCCGCTTCTTCCTAGAGCAGACTCTTGTCAAAGACAAGCTGTACAATGTGAAGGAACGTGCCCTCAACTACTTCATCTTCGCTGTCATTGATAAGCAAGAGCGCAGGAATTTAGTTAAGTATGCCTACACACACTATGAGCCCAAACATGAGTTTGTGTGGTGCCCCAAGACAATCCAGAGTATATTCAGGGGAGGGACATTCCCAGATGATAATAACCCAATTGATCTGAAACAGGATGACATTGACGACAACACTGCCAGCTATCAGTCTATCTCTCACGATGTTAACAAGAATGAGCCAATGGATAGGAGTGGAATGGCAG AATAA